Proteins from one Mesorhizobium sp. M9A.F.Ca.ET.002.03.1.2 genomic window:
- a CDS encoding outer membrane beta-barrel protein: MISLKSTKFLLLGAASILALGSASHAADAVVPVVETSGFNWSGIYVGFGVGAGANVHELSGDLLPGFSLNGIGGEGVYGELTVGYDYMVSPRFLIGGLLDAHVGNIETTLDVAGFNASVQETYGFDAGLRAGYLFTPNTLGYVLGGYSWQKYKLDTNAGFDFDWDQSGYFVGAGVETAVNSNWTIKTEYRYTRFGTNDDLLADLGAPDGTLNLDTSRHTFQVAANYRFGAQNGGVAAFEAPAYNWTGFYVGGAAGAGASVHQIDVPPLGLEFNGLGGEGVFGELNVGYDHDFGSWVAGVMVDARYSGMTSELKVPGGSINLDTDYGFDVLGRVGMKVNESTLAYVLGGYSWQHFDLNASSPIGDILDWDSSGFSVGGGLETAMSSNVTVGIEYRYSQFSEKDFSSEIALPDDTLTSTPSFHTVRIGAKYKFN; encoded by the coding sequence ATGATCAGCTTAAAATCCACAAAGTTTTTGCTTCTTGGCGCGGCGTCCATTCTAGCGCTCGGATCGGCTTCCCATGCCGCCGACGCGGTTGTGCCGGTCGTCGAGACGTCGGGCTTCAACTGGAGCGGCATCTATGTCGGCTTCGGCGTTGGCGCCGGTGCCAATGTCCACGAGCTCAGCGGCGATCTCCTTCCTGGCTTCTCGTTGAACGGCATTGGCGGTGAAGGCGTGTACGGTGAACTGACCGTTGGGTACGACTATATGGTGTCGCCGCGCTTCCTGATCGGCGGACTTTTGGACGCCCATGTCGGCAATATTGAAACCACGCTCGACGTTGCTGGATTCAATGCTTCGGTTCAGGAGACCTATGGCTTCGACGCTGGTTTGCGGGCTGGTTACCTCTTCACGCCCAACACTTTGGGCTATGTGCTCGGCGGCTATTCCTGGCAGAAATACAAGCTCGACACGAACGCAGGCTTTGATTTCGATTGGGACCAGAGCGGCTACTTCGTTGGCGCCGGCGTTGAAACGGCCGTCAACAGCAACTGGACCATCAAAACCGAATATCGTTATACCCGCTTCGGCACTAACGACGATCTTCTTGCCGATCTCGGCGCACCGGACGGCACCCTCAATCTCGACACGTCGCGGCATACGTTCCAAGTTGCGGCCAACTATCGCTTTGGCGCCCAGAATGGCGGTGTCGCCGCTTTTGAAGCCCCTGCCTACAACTGGACCGGCTTCTACGTCGGCGGTGCCGCCGGTGCGGGTGCATCGGTGCATCAGATCGACGTTCCGCCGCTTGGCCTTGAATTCAACGGGCTCGGTGGCGAAGGCGTGTTCGGTGAATTGAACGTCGGCTACGACCATGATTTCGGCAGCTGGGTGGCAGGTGTCATGGTTGACGCTCGCTACTCCGGCATGACTTCGGAGCTGAAAGTTCCGGGCGGATCCATCAACCTGGATACTGATTACGGTTTCGATGTGCTTGGCCGTGTCGGTATGAAAGTAAACGAATCAACCCTCGCCTACGTGCTCGGCGGCTACAGCTGGCAGCACTTCGATCTGAATGCGTCTTCGCCCATCGGCGATATCCTCGATTGGGACTCCAGCGGCTTCTCGGTTGGTGGTGGTCTTGAAACGGCCATGTCCAGCAACGTGACCGTCGGCATCGAGTACCGCTATTCGCAGTTCTCCGAGAAGGATTTTTCGTCGGAAATCGCGCTGCCGGACGACACCCTCACCTCCACCCCTTCGTTCCACACCGTTCGTATCGGTGCGAAGTACAAGTTCAACTAG